Proteins encoded in a region of the Calypte anna isolate BGI_N300 chromosome 15, bCalAnn1_v1.p, whole genome shotgun sequence genome:
- the CRYBB2 gene encoding beta-crystallin B2 isoform X1: protein MMASEHQMPASKQQQAGSKIAIFEQENFQGRCHELSGACPNLKEAGVEKVGSILVHSGPWVGYEQASCKGEQFVFEKGEYPRWDSWTNSRRSDSITSLRPIKVVRAPRQPLPTRQTKDSQEHKIVLYENPSFTGKKIEIIDDDVPSFHAHGYQEKVSSVRVQSGTWVGYQYPGYRGYQYLFEKGDYKDSSDFGAQHPQIQSVRRIRDMQWHQRGAYHPTN from the exons ATGATGGCTTCCGAGCACCAGATGCCAGCCTccaagcagcagcaagcaggctCCAAG ATTGCAATCTTTGAGCAGGAGAACTTCCAGGGTCGGTGCCATGAGCTGAGTGGGGCCTGCCCCAACCTGAAGGAAGCTGGTGTGGAGAAAGTGGGCTCCATCCTCGTGCATTCTGGACC CTGGGTGGGCTACGAGCAGGCAAGCTGCAAAGGGGAGCAGTTTGTGTTTGAGAAGGGGGAATACCCCCGCTGGGACTCCTGGACCAACAGCCGGAGAAGCGACAGCATCACTTCCCTGAGACCCATCAAAGTGGTGAGAGCACCCAGACAGCCACTACCCACCCGCCAGACCAAG gacagccaggagcACAAGATCGTGCTGTACGAAAACCCCAGCTTCACCGGCAAGAAGATCGAGATCATCGACGACGATGTCCCCAGCTTCCACGCACACGGCTACCAGGAGAAGGTCTCATCCGTGCGGGTGCAGAGCGGCAC GTGGGTGGGCTACCAGTACCCCGGCTACCGGGGCTACCAGTACCTGTTTGAGAAGGGGGACTACAAGGACAGCTCAGACTTCGGCgctcagcacccccagatccAGTCGGTCAGGCGCATTCGGGACATGCAGTGGCACCAGCGCGGCGCCTACCACCCCACCAACTAG
- the CRYBB2 gene encoding beta-crystallin B2 isoform X2, whose translation MMASEHQMPASKQQQAGSKIAIFEQENFQGRCHELSGACPNLKEAGVEKVGSILVHSGPWVGYEQASCKGEQFVFEKGEYPRWDSWTNSRRSDSITSLRPIKVDSQEHKIVLYENPSFTGKKIEIIDDDVPSFHAHGYQEKVSSVRVQSGTWVGYQYPGYRGYQYLFEKGDYKDSSDFGAQHPQIQSVRRIRDMQWHQRGAYHPTN comes from the exons ATGATGGCTTCCGAGCACCAGATGCCAGCCTccaagcagcagcaagcaggctCCAAG ATTGCAATCTTTGAGCAGGAGAACTTCCAGGGTCGGTGCCATGAGCTGAGTGGGGCCTGCCCCAACCTGAAGGAAGCTGGTGTGGAGAAAGTGGGCTCCATCCTCGTGCATTCTGGACC CTGGGTGGGCTACGAGCAGGCAAGCTGCAAAGGGGAGCAGTTTGTGTTTGAGAAGGGGGAATACCCCCGCTGGGACTCCTGGACCAACAGCCGGAGAAGCGACAGCATCACTTCCCTGAGACCCATCAAAGTG gacagccaggagcACAAGATCGTGCTGTACGAAAACCCCAGCTTCACCGGCAAGAAGATCGAGATCATCGACGACGATGTCCCCAGCTTCCACGCACACGGCTACCAGGAGAAGGTCTCATCCGTGCGGGTGCAGAGCGGCAC GTGGGTGGGCTACCAGTACCCCGGCTACCGGGGCTACCAGTACCTGTTTGAGAAGGGGGACTACAAGGACAGCTCAGACTTCGGCgctcagcacccccagatccAGTCGGTCAGGCGCATTCGGGACATGCAGTGGCACCAGCGCGGCGCCTACCACCCCACCAACTAG